The Raphanus sativus cultivar WK10039 chromosome 2, ASM80110v3, whole genome shotgun sequence genome includes a region encoding these proteins:
- the LOC108834200 gene encoding protein S40-6 — MEEDVWSVMEAHELTEENAWTAHSLQTSGGERRRNGNRDDLDERRKKHVATSAPINNKAADVDDGDWESEMVRRHEYMSRSRNGDGGSSGVSGVGKTLKGRDMRRVRDASLEPDGVLMVKLGT, encoded by the exons ATGGAAGAGGATGTCTGGTCGGTGATGGAGGCTCATGAACTAACAGAAGAAAACGCTTGGACAGCACACTCCCTCCAAACGAGCGGCGGTGAACGGAGACGGAACGGAAACCGCGATGACCTTGACGAACGGAGGAAGAAACACGTGGCGACTTCTGCGCCGATAAA TAACAAAGCTGCTGACGTGGACGATGGTGACTGGGAGAGTGAGATGGTTCGGCGTCATGAGTACATGTCTCGTAGCCGTAACGGTGACGGTGGCTCCTCTGGGGTTTCAGGCGTGGGGAAGACGTTAAAAGGAAGAGACATGAGACGCGTTAGAGACGCCAGTTTGGAGCCAGACGGGGTTTTGATGGTTAAGTTAGGTACTTAA
- the LOC108834198 gene encoding LOW QUALITY PROTEIN: calcium-dependent protein kinase 15 (The sequence of the model RefSeq protein was modified relative to this genomic sequence to represent the inferred CDS: inserted 1 base in 1 codon), with product MGCFSSKHRRTESNVINRNVQRSIPTNQSQTHVSRDVTAKSSIPTNQSQTHVSRDVTEPQIPTTTNQNHHHHHNPQEQEEQSKPANQLIEEYQVFKPSKPVPIALRETETVLGKPFEQIKRHYTLGHELGRGQFGITYTCKENSTGNTYACKSILKRKLTRKQDRDDVKKEIQIMQHLSGQQNIVEIRGAYEDRQSIHLVMELCGGGELFDRIIAQGHYSERAAAGVIRSVLNVVQICHFMGVMHRDLKPENFLLSSKDEDAMLKATDFGLSVFIEEGKVYRDIVGSAYYVAPEVLRRSYGKEIDIWSAGIILYILLCGVPPFWAETEKGIFEEIIKGVIDFESQPWPSISESAKDLVRKLLTKDPKKRISAAQALEHPWIRGGEAPDNPIDSAVLSRMKQFRAMNKLKKLALKVIAESLSEEEIKGLKTMFANMDTDQSGTITYEELKXGLARLGSKLSEAEVKQLMEAADVDGNGTIDYIEFISATMHRYRLDRDDHLFKAFQYFDKDNSGFITMDELESAMKEYGMGDQASIKEVIAEVDTDNDGRINYEEFCAMMRSGTTQPQQGKTSSIPLIG from the exons atggGTTGCTTCAGCAGCAAACATCGAAGAACAGAGAGTAACGTCATCAACAGAAACGTACAGAGGTCAATTCCGACAAACCAATCACAAACCCACGTCTCTCGTGACGTCACCGCAAAGAGCTCAATTCCGACAAACCAATCACAAACTCACGTCTCTCGTGACGTCACCGAGCCTCAAATTCCGACAACGACCAACCagaaccatcatcatcatcataatccacaagaacaagaagaacaaTCCAAACCCGCTAATCAGCTGATCGAAGAGTATCAGGTTTTCAAACCGTCGAAACCCGTACCCATCGCTCTCCGAGAAACAGAGACGGTTCTAGGCAAACCCTTCGAACAGATCAAGAGACACTACACGTTAGGTCACGAGCTAGGTCGAGGGCAATTCGGTATAACCTACACTTGCAAGGAGAACTCGACGGGAAACACGTACGCGTGCAAGTCCATACTCAAACGGAAGCTGACGAGAAAGCAAGACAGAGACGACGTAAAGAAAGAGATTCAGATCATGCAGCATCTGTCGGGACAGCAGAACATCGTCGAGATCAGAGGCGCTTACGAGGATAGACAGTCGATACATCTCGTGATGGAGCTGTGCGGTGGGGGTGAGTTGTTCGATAGGATCATAGCTCAGGGGCATTACTCGGAGAGAGCGGCTGCTGGTGTTATTAGATCGGTACTGAATGTTGTGCAGATTTGCCATTTCATGGGCGTGATGCATCGTGATCTCAAGCCTGAGAATTTCTTGCTCAGTAGTAAAGATGAGGATGCTATGCTTAAAGCTACTGACTTTGGACTGTCTGTGTTCATCGAAGAAG GGAAAGTGTACAGAGATATAGTAGGAAGTGCTTACTATGTTGCTCCTGAAGTATTAAGACGAAGTTACGGCAAAGAAATCGATATTTGGAGTGCAGGGATTATTCTTTACATCTTGCTCTGTGGTGTGCCTCCTTTTTGGGCAG AAACTGAGAAGGGGATATTTGAGGAGATTATAAAAGGAGTAATTGATTTTGAGAGCCAACCGTGGCCATCTATATCTGAGAGTGCTAAAGACCTTGTGAGGAAGTTGCTCACCAAGGACCCTAAGAAACGAATCTCTGCGGCACAAGCCCTTG AGCATCCTTGGATCAGAGGTGGAGAAGCGCCGGACAACCCTATTGATAGTGCTGTGTTGTCTCGGATGAAGCAATTCCGAGCGATGAACAAGCTTAAGAAGCTAGCTctaaag gttatTGCAGAGAGTCTATCAGAAGAGGAAAtaaaaggtcttaaaaccaTGTTTGCGAATATGGATACTGATCAAAGCGGCACAATCACTTACGAAGAACTCA CCGGGCTGGCTAGGCTCGGTTCTAAACTCTCTGAAGCTGAAGTTAAACAACTCATGGAAGCT GCTGATGTAGATGGTAATGGAACAATAGACTACATTGAGTTTATCTCAGCAACAATGCATAGATACAGATTGGATCGAGATGACCACTTGTTCAAGGCCTTCCAATACTTTGACAAAGACAACAGCGG GTTTATCACAATGGATGAGTTAGAGTCAGCCATGAAAGAGTATGGTATGGGAGATCAAGCTAGCATCAAAGAAGTTATAGCAGAAGTAGATACAGATAAT GATGGAAGAATAAACTATGAAGAATTCTGCGCGATGATGAGAAGTGGTACCACACAGCCACAACAAGGGAAGACTTCTTCCATTCCATTGATTGGTTAA
- the LOC108837229 gene encoding peroxidase 42: protein MGGKGAIIVAMLCLWALSATTEAVAMEEEPGLMMNFYKDTCPQAEDIIREQVKLLYKRHKNTAFSWLRNIFHDCAVESCDASLLLDSTRRELGEKEHDRSFGLRNFRYIEEIKEALERECPGVVSCSDILVLSAREGIEAVGGPHIPLKTGRRDGRKSRTDMLESYLPDHNESISVVLEKFKSIGIDTPGLVALLGSHSVGRTHCVKLVHRLYPEVDPSLNPDHVPHMLHKCPDSIPDPKAVQYVRNDRGTPMVLDNNYYRNILDNKGLLLVDHQLAHDKRTRPIVKKMAKDQAYFFKEFTRAIQILSENNPLTGSKGEIRKQCNLANKIH, encoded by the exons atgggAGGAAAAGGTGCGATAATAGTGGCGATGCTCTGCCTTTGGGCACTCTCCGCAACAACAGAAGCAGTTGCAATGGAGGAGGAGCCAGGCTTGATGATGAACTTCTACAAGGACACGTGTCCTCAGGCTGAAGACATCATCCGTGAACAAGTCAAGCTCCTCTACAAACGCCACAAGAACACCGCTTTCTCTTGGCTCCGTAACATCTTCCACGACTGCGCTGTCGAg TCATGCGATGCGTCGCTTTTGCTGGATTCCACAAGAAGAGAGCTAGGAGAGAAAGAACACGACAGGAGCTTCGGTCTGAGAAACTTCAGATACATTGAGGAGATCAAAGAAGCTCTCGAGAGGGAGTGCCCTGGTGTTGTCTCATGTTCCGATATCCTCGTCTTGTCCGCAAGAGAAGGCATCGAAGCA GTGGGAGGACCACACATTCCGTTGAAAACAGGAAGGAGAGATGGACGTAAAAGCAGGACTGATATGCTTGAGTCTTACCTTCCCGACCACAACGAGAGTATCTCCGTCGTTCTTGAGAAGTTCAAGTCCATCGGAATCGACACTCCCGGCCTTGTTGCCCTCCTCG GATCACACAGCGTGGGAAGAACTCACTGTGTGAAGCTGGTTCACCGTTTGTACCCTGAGGTGGACCCATCCTTGAACCCGGACCACGTCCCTCACATGCTACACAAGTGTCCCGACTCCATCCCTGACCCAAAGGCGGTCCAGTATGTGCGTAATGACCGTGGTACACCCATGGTATTAGACAACAACTACTACCGTAACATCCTAGACAACAAGGGTTTGCTCCTTGTGGACCACCAGCTCGCACACGACAAACGAACCAGACCAATTGTTAAGAAGATGGCTAAGGACCAGGCTTACTTCTTCAAGGAGTTTACTAGAGCCATCCAGATCTTGTCTGAGAACAACCCTTTGACTGGTTCCAAGGGTGAGATCAGGAAGCAGTGCAATCTCGCAAACAAGATTCACTGA